One segment of Acidobacteriota bacterium DNA contains the following:
- the pilM gene encoding pilus assembly protein PilM → MSDPTAATARGWWTSPPPSAAVEITAGHVAAVSVERGREGVIVRAYAAAPLPPGALVPALNASNLVDREAVVAAVRAVLEQVGRPRRVGLVVPDPAAKVSLVRFETVPARGEDLLNLVRWQVRKSAPFPIDTAQVALTPGARLDGGAREFVVTVMRRDLVEEYEQACAQVGAEAGLVDVSTFNVVNLALASGGPPGDWLVVHLTSAYSTLAIVRDGALLFFRSRLADGEGDLPDLVHQTAMYYEDRLSGQGFSQVVVAGGTDARERAVLLSTLEERLGRPVAPLDARRIARFADRIDVGPEVLDGVAAPLGLVLRES, encoded by the coding sequence ATGAGCGATCCGACTGCAGCGACCGCCCGAGGCTGGTGGACGAGCCCGCCGCCGTCGGCTGCCGTGGAGATCACGGCGGGCCACGTGGCGGCGGTGAGCGTCGAGCGCGGGCGCGAGGGGGTGATCGTCAGGGCCTACGCGGCGGCCCCGCTGCCGCCCGGCGCCCTGGTGCCGGCCCTGAACGCGTCGAATCTCGTCGACCGGGAGGCCGTGGTGGCTGCCGTCCGGGCCGTGCTCGAACAGGTGGGGCGCCCCCGGCGGGTGGGCCTCGTCGTGCCCGACCCGGCCGCCAAGGTGTCGCTCGTCCGGTTCGAGACGGTGCCGGCGCGTGGCGAGGACCTCCTCAACCTGGTGCGCTGGCAGGTCCGCAAGAGCGCGCCGTTTCCGATCGACACGGCGCAGGTGGCCCTGACGCCGGGCGCGCGGCTCGACGGCGGGGCGCGCGAGTTCGTCGTGACGGTGATGCGGCGGGATCTGGTCGAGGAGTACGAGCAGGCCTGCGCTCAGGTGGGCGCGGAGGCCGGCCTCGTCGACGTGTCGACGTTCAACGTCGTCAACCTCGCGCTCGCAAGCGGCGGTCCTCCGGGCGACTGGCTGGTCGTCCACCTGACCTCGGCTTACAGCACGCTGGCCATCGTGCGCGACGGCGCCCTGCTCTTCTTCCGGTCGAGACTCGCCGACGGGGAAGGCGATCTGCCCGATCTCGTGCACCAGACGGCGATGTACTACGAGGACCGGCTGTCGGGACAGGGCTTCTCGCAGGTCGTCGTGGCGGGCGGGACCGACGCCAGGGAGCGGGCGGTGCTGCTGTCGACGCTCGAGGAGCGTCTGGGACGTCCCGTGGCGCCGCTCGACGCGCGTCGCATCGCCCGCTTCGCCGATCGGATCGACGTCGGCCCCGAGGTGCTCGACGGCGTCGCCGCGCCGCTCGGCCTGGTGCTCAGGGAGTCGTAG
- a CDS encoding type II secretion system F family protein produces MEFRCRLGTPTGQIVEQTHVADNEARLRRDLEERGFFVLSMRARGIGAWSRVALPRRRRVANREFLVFNQELATLLKAGMPLVQSLDILRQRVASPVFKDALDDVHGRVRAGAALSEAFEEHGELFPGIYTASLMAGERSGNLESVLRRYVAYMKVVGAVRRKTLSALIYPAILVALSVGVVILIMVRVVPEFGRFYETFGRDLPLATRALVSLSMTIAEAWWLIVAGAAMAGVAAWSWLRRPAQRVRLDRWLMRLPFIGATANRFAVSQLARTVATLLGGGIPLVNALGVAARAIGNRHMASELGHVADQVREGQGMALAMQSRGVFPDVAVKMVEVGEQTGALQDMLNSLADFYDEEIETTLARFVAVVEPALLVVMGLVIAALLLALYLPVFELSSTVS; encoded by the coding sequence ATGGAGTTCCGCTGCCGGCTCGGCACACCCACGGGGCAGATCGTCGAGCAGACGCACGTCGCCGACAACGAGGCGCGCCTGCGCCGCGACCTCGAGGAGCGCGGGTTCTTCGTGCTGTCGATGCGGGCCCGGGGGATCGGCGCGTGGTCGCGCGTCGCCCTGCCGCGGCGGCGCCGGGTGGCGAACCGCGAGTTCCTGGTCTTCAACCAGGAGCTCGCCACGCTGCTCAAGGCCGGCATGCCGCTCGTGCAGTCGCTCGACATCCTGCGCCAGCGGGTGGCAAGTCCTGTGTTCAAGGACGCGCTCGACGACGTGCACGGCCGGGTCCGGGCGGGGGCGGCGCTGTCGGAGGCGTTTGAGGAACACGGCGAGCTGTTTCCGGGCATCTACACGGCGTCGCTGATGGCGGGGGAGCGCAGCGGCAACCTCGAGTCGGTCCTGCGCCGATACGTCGCCTACATGAAGGTGGTCGGCGCCGTCAGGCGCAAGACGTTGTCGGCGCTGATCTACCCTGCGATCCTGGTGGCGCTGTCGGTGGGCGTGGTCATCCTGATCATGGTCCGCGTGGTGCCCGAGTTCGGCCGGTTCTACGAGACGTTCGGCCGCGACCTTCCGCTCGCCACCCGCGCGCTCGTGTCGTTGTCGATGACGATTGCCGAGGCCTGGTGGCTCATCGTGGCCGGGGCCGCGATGGCCGGCGTCGCCGCCTGGAGCTGGCTGCGGCGTCCGGCGCAGCGGGTCCGGCTCGATCGCTGGCTGATGCGGCTGCCCTTCATCGGCGCGACCGCCAACCGCTTCGCCGTCTCGCAGCTGGCGCGCACGGTGGCGACGCTGCTCGGCGGCGGCATTCCGCTCGTCAACGCGCTCGGTGTCGCGGCCCGGGCCATCGGCAACCGGCACATGGCGTCGGAGCTCGGGCACGTCGCCGACCAGGTGCGCGAGGGGCAGGGCATGGCCCTGGCCATGCAGTCGCGCGGCGTGTTTCCGGACGTCGCGGTGAAGATGGTGGAGGTCGGTGAGCAGACGGGCGCGCTGCAGGACATGCTCAACAGCCTTGCCGACTTCTACGACGAGGAGATCGAGACGACGCTGGCGCGTTTCGTGGCGGTCGTCGAGCCGGCGCTGCTCGTCGTCATGGGGCTGGTGATCGCGGCGCTGCTGCTGGCGCTGTACCTGCCGGTCTTCGAGTTGTCGTCGACGGTCAGCTGA
- a CDS encoding lytic transglycosylase domain-containing protein: MLGVAPSVSADIVHLSTGRTLSVREVRLVDGRAILTLRTGGQVECPADLVVRVDPDEVPWPEPEAGVIAPVAAAASTAPFNDLIGPLAEAHRVDARLVHAVVAVESAYRPDAVSPKGAMGLMQLMPATARQYAVRDPYDPRANLEAGIRHLRGLLDRYELPLALAAYNAGEGAVARHGGIPPFRETEAYVDRVLRLARSGSGLGR, encoded by the coding sequence ATGCTCGGCGTCGCGCCTTCCGTGTCGGCCGACATCGTCCATCTGTCGACCGGTCGGACGTTGTCGGTACGAGAAGTCCGCCTCGTCGACGGACGGGCGATCCTGACGCTGCGAACGGGCGGTCAAGTGGAGTGCCCGGCCGACCTCGTCGTCCGTGTCGACCCCGACGAGGTGCCCTGGCCGGAGCCCGAGGCGGGCGTGATCGCGCCGGTGGCCGCGGCCGCGTCGACCGCGCCATTCAACGATCTCATCGGACCGCTCGCCGAGGCCCACCGGGTCGACGCGCGGCTCGTCCATGCCGTCGTCGCCGTCGAATCGGCCTATCGGCCCGATGCCGTCTCGCCGAAAGGGGCCATGGGCCTCATGCAGCTGATGCCAGCCACGGCGCGGCAGTACGCGGTGCGCGATCCCTACGATCCTCGTGCCAACCTCGAGGCGGGCATCAGGCACTTGCGTGGCCTGCTCGACCGGTACGAGCTGCCGCTGGCGCTCGCCGCGTACAACGCGGGGGAAGGAGCGGTCGCCCGACACGGCGGGATCCCGCCCTTCCGCGAGACGGAGGCCTACGTCGATCGGGTGCTCCGGTTGGCCCGAAGCGGGTCGGGGCTGGGCCGGTAG
- a CDS encoding aldehyde dehydrogenase family protein, whose translation MAEAVLPPPTDRDLASMHEARLLARAARAAQAELAELPQERVDAIIDAMAAAIAPSAEVLARAAVEETGYGVVADKIQKNLFAAERVYQFIRPLRTVGVIARDETRRVVEIAEPFGVVAAIIPSTNPTSTAIYKILISLKARCAVVLSPHPAAVGCITKVGEIMAEAARGAGAPRDAVSWMRTVTLEGTQELMKRREVAVILATGGMGLVRAAYSAGKPAYGVGPGNAPAFIERTADVVQAVRDVVTGKTFDNGVLCSSENSVVVDAPIEAQVRAQLLEEGAHFLERDEADALARLLVTPQRLPNPALVGKSAVYIAEQAGIRVAPTTRVLIAPLEGVGRDYPLSIEKLCPVLSYYVVHDWREGCERCKQILRYGGMGHTMAIHSRDENVILEFGLHKPAFRVIVNSPTTHGSIGLTTGLEPALTLGCGGFGGNITSDNIGPRHLLNIKRMAYGLRPARPGDQPARRDASVAPSSEPTATPPVDSATLSARVGAFLDARGFAPPRSAPPAAAPADVRPAETLTLDFVCEDDVRQAHRAGRAIRLAPRALVTPAARDLAASLRVELGE comes from the coding sequence ATGGCCGAGGCTGTTCTCCCCCCACCGACCGACCGGGATCTGGCGTCGATGCACGAGGCGCGCCTGCTCGCGCGCGCCGCGCGGGCGGCCCAGGCCGAGCTCGCCGAACTGCCGCAGGAGCGCGTCGACGCCATCATCGACGCCATGGCCGCCGCGATCGCGCCGAGCGCCGAGGTGCTGGCCCGCGCCGCGGTCGAGGAGACCGGCTACGGCGTGGTCGCCGACAAGATCCAGAAGAACCTCTTCGCCGCCGAGCGCGTGTACCAGTTCATCCGCCCCCTGCGGACCGTCGGCGTCATCGCCCGCGATGAGACGCGCCGGGTCGTCGAGATCGCCGAGCCGTTCGGTGTGGTCGCCGCCATCATCCCGTCGACCAACCCGACGTCGACGGCCATCTACAAGATCCTCATCTCGCTCAAGGCCCGCTGCGCCGTGGTGTTGAGCCCGCACCCCGCGGCCGTGGGATGCATCACGAAGGTCGGCGAGATCATGGCGGAGGCGGCGCGCGGCGCGGGCGCGCCCCGCGACGCCGTGTCGTGGATGCGGACGGTCACCCTCGAGGGCACGCAGGAGCTGATGAAGCGCCGCGAGGTCGCCGTCATCCTCGCCACCGGCGGGATGGGACTCGTCCGCGCGGCCTACAGTGCCGGCAAACCGGCGTACGGCGTGGGCCCGGGCAATGCACCGGCCTTCATCGAGCGTACCGCCGACGTGGTGCAGGCCGTTCGAGACGTCGTGACCGGCAAGACGTTCGACAACGGCGTGCTGTGCTCGTCGGAGAACTCGGTGGTCGTCGATGCGCCCATCGAGGCCCAGGTCAGGGCGCAGTTGCTCGAGGAGGGCGCCCACTTCCTCGAGCGCGACGAGGCCGACGCGCTGGCGCGGCTGCTCGTGACGCCGCAGCGGCTGCCCAACCCGGCGCTGGTCGGCAAGTCGGCAGTCTACATCGCGGAGCAGGCCGGCATCAGGGTCGCTCCGACCACGCGCGTGCTCATCGCGCCACTCGAAGGGGTCGGGCGCGATTACCCGCTGTCGATCGAGAAGCTGTGCCCGGTGCTGTCGTACTACGTGGTCCACGACTGGCGGGAAGGGTGCGAGCGCTGCAAGCAGATTCTCCGCTACGGGGGCATGGGCCACACCATGGCCATCCACTCCCGCGACGAGAACGTCATCCTCGAGTTCGGTCTGCACAAACCGGCGTTCCGTGTCATCGTCAACTCACCGACGACCCATGGGTCCATCGGCCTGACGACCGGCCTCGAGCCCGCGCTGACGCTCGGCTGTGGTGGCTTCGGCGGCAACATCACGTCCGACAACATCGGCCCGCGCCACCTCCTGAACATCAAGCGCATGGCGTACGGCCTGCGTCCCGCACGGCCGGGTGACCAGCCCGCCAGGCGCGACGCGTCGGTTGCCCCTTCGTCGGAGCCCACGGCGACGCCCCCCGTCGACTCGGCGACCCTCTCGGCGCGGGTGGGGGCGTTTCTCGATGCCCGTGGCTTCGCGCCTCCGCGGTCAGCCCCGCCAGCGGCGGCGCCGGCCGACGTGCGGCCCGCCGAGACCCTCACGCTCGACTTCGTGTGCGAAGACGACGTCCGGCAGGCCCACCGGGCCGGACGCGCGATTCGGCTGGCCCCTCGAGCGCTCGTCACCCCGGCGGCCCGCGACCTCGCGGCGAGCCTCCGGGTCGAGCTCGGCGAATGA
- a CDS encoding LysM peptidoglycan-binding domain-containing protein: protein MRRLSGLSVALICLAVGGVGCGARSRAQVPAAVPTAEATPPALAGVPAPPVDPVDAAIASADQHMAAGEAQLAIGHLAQARTAFDLALEVLLEVPGGARTDDRLRDHFDRLVERISAYEVTALAAGDGFTETRYEAASIDELLETSLFEPVGADLALAVEADLASTAHDVPIPLNDRVLAYVQLFQGRLRDWFEAGLNRGTQYMPMIHGVFRAEGLPLDLAYVALIESAFKPQALSRAKAKGVWQFMRGTAIENGLKHDWYIDERADPEKATVAAARYLKTLHRMFDGDWHLALASYNGGPGRVQRALKASGASDFWQLSRSTRHLPRETREYVPMILAAAIIGRNPTLYGFDVVPLDPIAYEKVAVPRAIDLRRVAEWTGTSIDAVQQLNPELRRLTTPARYPDYEVKVPVGTGDLLRARLETAAPQEFTAFNYHTVKRGETLVSVANRFKVSRSALAEANGLVRTARLRVGQELLIPRGPAPAVAARTTTRPAPARAASASSARAPLDGDGGQIVYEVRRGDTLFGIARLFETTVDAIKRWNQLRTNRIVPGDRLTIYGSRTSALQ from the coding sequence ATGCGCCGACTGTCTGGCCTCTCCGTCGCCCTCATCTGTCTGGCCGTCGGCGGTGTCGGGTGCGGGGCCCGCTCGCGCGCCCAGGTGCCAGCCGCGGTTCCCACGGCCGAGGCCACCCCGCCAGCGCTGGCCGGCGTGCCCGCGCCGCCCGTCGATCCCGTCGACGCTGCCATCGCCTCCGCGGACCAGCACATGGCCGCCGGCGAAGCGCAGCTCGCGATCGGTCACCTGGCGCAGGCGCGCACGGCCTTCGACCTCGCCCTCGAGGTCCTGCTCGAGGTGCCCGGCGGTGCGCGGACCGACGATCGCCTGCGCGACCACTTCGACCGGCTCGTCGAACGCATCAGCGCCTACGAGGTGACCGCGCTGGCCGCGGGAGACGGTTTCACCGAGACCCGGTACGAGGCCGCGTCCATCGACGAGCTGCTCGAGACGTCGCTCTTCGAGCCGGTCGGTGCCGATCTCGCCCTTGCGGTCGAAGCCGATCTCGCCAGCACGGCGCACGACGTGCCCATCCCCCTCAACGATCGGGTGCTGGCCTACGTGCAGCTCTTCCAGGGCCGCTTGCGCGACTGGTTCGAGGCAGGTCTCAACCGCGGCACGCAGTACATGCCGATGATTCACGGGGTCTTCCGGGCAGAAGGCCTTCCACTCGATCTCGCCTACGTCGCGCTGATCGAGAGCGCCTTCAAGCCTCAGGCCCTGTCGCGCGCCAAGGCGAAAGGCGTGTGGCAGTTCATGCGCGGCACGGCCATCGAGAACGGCCTGAAGCACGACTGGTACATCGACGAGCGCGCGGACCCGGAGAAGGCGACGGTGGCGGCCGCCCGGTACCTGAAGACGCTGCACCGGATGTTCGACGGCGACTGGCATCTGGCGCTGGCCTCGTACAACGGCGGTCCCGGTCGAGTGCAGCGCGCCCTGAAGGCGTCGGGCGCGAGCGATTTCTGGCAGCTGAGCCGGTCGACGCGCCACCTCCCGCGCGAGACCCGCGAGTACGTGCCGATGATTCTGGCGGCGGCGATCATCGGCCGCAATCCCACGCTCTACGGGTTCGACGTCGTGCCGCTCGATCCCATCGCCTACGAGAAGGTGGCGGTGCCGCGGGCGATCGACCTGCGACGGGTGGCCGAGTGGACCGGCACCTCCATCGACGCGGTGCAGCAGCTGAATCCGGAGCTGCGCCGCCTGACGACGCCCGCGCGGTACCCGGACTACGAGGTCAAGGTGCCCGTCGGGACGGGCGATCTGCTTCGCGCACGACTCGAAACGGCGGCGCCCCAGGAGTTCACGGCGTTCAACTATCACACCGTGAAGCGGGGCGAAACGCTCGTGTCGGTGGCCAACCGGTTCAAGGTCAGCCGGTCGGCCCTCGCCGAGGCGAACGGGCTCGTGCGGACCGCGCGGCTTCGCGTGGGCCAGGAGCTGCTCATTCCTCGTGGCCCGGCCCCGGCGGTGGCGGCGCGCACCACGACCCGGCCCGCACCGGCGCGGGCCGCGAGCGCCTCGTCGGCCCGAGCGCCCCTCGATGGCGATGGCGGACAGATCGTCTACGAAGTCAGGCGCGGCGACACCCTCTTTGGCATCGCGCGGCTCTTCGAGACCACCGTCGACGCCATCAAGCGGTGGAACCAGCTGCGCACGAACCGCATCGTGCCCGGCGACCGGCTGACGATCTACGGCAGCCGCACGTCGGCCCTCCAGTAG